The Pseudomonadota bacterium nucleotide sequence CTGTAGTCCAGGCAGAAGAACTGGCTGCGGCAGATCCTAATCATGACTGGCGGATACACCTTATTGCTCCATTAAGCGAGCTGCACTACCAGCGGCAGGGCAAGCAAAATTGGATACTGTATGAAAAGGGAGAAGGGTTTGCATGAAAGAGGCTCATAAACTCGCTTGCAACAAGGGCGCATGAAATCATATTTACTTCAATTGAACCTTTCGCCCTATTTACAATAGCCGTTTTTTTAATTATCTTTTAAAAAATATAAGTATCTGTATGCTATTTGTAGGTGATTCTGTGCTAATATATTTGATAAATAGATTAGCCCGCATGGTTTTATTTTGTTTATTCATGACCTTACTAAAGAGCCACTTTCAACCGCAAAAAGGTACAGCATGATAAATATTAATAACGAAAACCCCATCTATATCAAATCCAAAATGCTTTTGGATAACATTGTTTGTGAAAAAGAGACACTGCTTTTGACGGATGATGAAAAAGCTATGCTTGAACTTTGCAAGGAATTTTTGGAACAACAAAAATATACCGTATTAGCTGCCGCTGACCCTGATGCTGCTATTCATATTGCTAAAAGCTATAGAGGCAAGATTCATATGCTGATAACAGATATTATGATGCCTGTTATGAATGGCCTGAAACTTGCGAAAACACTAACTAACATAAGACCTGATA carries:
- a CDS encoding response regulator, with product MININNENPIYIKSKMLLDNIVCEKETLLLTDDEKAMLELCKEFLEQQKYTVLAAADPDAAIHIAKSYRGKIHMLITDIMMPVMNGLKLAKTLTNIRPDMQCIYISGCLPETIFSPEMLKENINFIQKPFRLKDFAEKIRNALDRHIPDT